A region of the Mytilus galloprovincialis chromosome 1, xbMytGall1.hap1.1, whole genome shotgun sequence genome:
AATATAGTCATCCTAATTAAGCAGAACTGTTGATTTTCCTCGATTGGTTTAGTCAAAACATTTGCAAAAGTAGATGCATGGtttagagaaaaataaataactcgAAAAAAAATTAACgcttaatttataattttagataaaaaaaacttcttttgttcacttttgacaaaaattattaaaaaaaaaatcaaaatactgtTTTGCTTAGTGTGTATTATAAGAGCGTAGTTGTTGCAGTCAAACTAGTTACATCATACGGTTCCGGTGATTGAATGACTTGTTGTTTGGTTTAAACCGGTTTCTGTTTACCTGCTGTCAAACAGATTCTGATCATGTGCAAACCAGTTTGATGAGTTTAGGAAGCCGGTTTCAGTTTTCAGGGTGGAAACCATTTGATTATTAAATCATTGGGTAGGCTCTGGGAGTGCATTGAGTTTGTTAATTTCGGGAAAAAATCATATATTGCACTCTTAAATTTTTCAACTAATtctgaatatttttaaaacattcatgACAAACTTATGGTACACTTTATGTTATATCTCCTTTATCcgacttttttttaacatgaaacTTTACCTTATAAgaaagctaccatttgatttttattggagAGGGGTGTAAAGAGGGGAGGGGGTAAAAAAAAAGGgagcaggacaggagttttgattataaaaaaagcaagacgagacactttgcaaaaaaaaacaaaaggcaggatgacaaaaAAAGGTCAGGTTAAACTAATAAAAAGGGTAGGACCGAATagaatcaaaaatgaaaaaaggcaggacagagattacaactaaaaaaatatgcaggacaacattttcatcctagccccctccccctcccatataaatcaaatggtagctccctaattcaAAAAATTGAACTATTATAGCTATTCTCTAATTAAAAAACAGAATAACTCGTGTTGCCATCAATAATAGTTttcttataataaacaaaaaaacataaggGATATTTACATTGAACTACATGCCAGTATTGCGTAATTGCAAGATCTCGCTGTAACCAGTTCTGAAAGTACATTCAACTTGACACACTTAAAGTACTTATAATTATAAAGAAATCTGATATATTTTTCTTCTCTTCATGAGATTTGTAAGATTACGACTCTAGTATATATTTCCTTTCTCTACATACGCTTTATCATTACCCTCACGTTGTTCTACTAAGATGTATGTCAGAGTTTTAGCACTTCTTTTGTTGGTTTCCGTTATTTTGGATTATTCTTTGGCCAGAAAGAAggacagaaaaaaagaaaagattgcAAACAAAGGTAACTACAATTTGTGCacgtcttttggttatttttttttttttttattttttttttgtagttttttatttGCCTTACTGTTTCAGGTGCGTTAAACATTCAAACTTCATCAACATTTCCAAAGTAAGTTTTTATAGATGCGTCTCGAACATTCTTTTGGCATGCTATACATTTATACTTATCGTGTACTAGTATGCATTCACTACGCTAACACATTTTAAGGGGCTGTGAAATGCCGAGGTCTACCGTTTTCCTATTTTTTAAAGTCTTGTTGACGGAGTAAAACGTGTCTACCTGTTTCAGGTTACCATTTATATCTAGGAAAATCCGTTTGCGCTTCAACCCATTTGCGCCAACTAATTtagcaaaattatgaaatttgcgtcaaaaatacaaatataccaTATTGCgcttataataatttatatatacattttattttcattaattcaATGAGTCTGCACACACTATCAGGACCGGCAGATTAAACTTGATTGacatttgtagttttttttaaccGTGTACACCAATTATTTTCTGCATTAGTATTACTTGTACttgtatataaaataaggagatgtgatatgattgccaatgagacaactatccaaaagaGTCAAAATAATGTAGATTTAAGCCATAATATGTCacaacaaaaaacatatattgcgtatagtcagctataaaaatccAAGATATGACAAaacatgaaacaattcaaacaaagaAGAAAAACCCTGATTTCATAACTaaacaataataattttttttagatataacaGACAGCATCTACTAAGTAAATGCTCCTTACTGTGAACATAATGTGGCGGGGGTTAATCATTTTTGTCAGCGCTCAATCTTTCCCTTGCCTGGCACAATAATTTATTGtgtaacagtgcaacataagaataaactttaaaaatcacTTAAAAATGCCTTGTCTCATCCGATCGACAATAAGTACACAACTGCTAGACATACTTTGGAAATCCCACTTCATTAATAGCTGAACGAAACCAACTCACGGAAGTAATAGTGCCATTTTGTtcaattaacatttttaaaacaaagacCCCATAAATGGTATCCGATCCCTGAGACCATAAAAGATCGCAACTAACATTTATACAAAAGACAAAACATATCGCTCTAAGAGAACTCTCAGTACTGAATGCTAGACATAGTTCAACGTCGAATAACCCTACGAGTTAATCAAGTTCTCAAAGACCAAATTTTGTGTCTCGTTCACACAACTGTTGTTTTTATACTGCGCAATTCAATTAAGGTAAATTGAAAGTAGAGTATACAGCTGTTGGTTATATTTAGATAGCCCACTTCATTCAAATTGAACAACACTACCACATGATGTTTGATGGTCTCAGGGCTCGGATACCGTTAGGgggatctttttttttaaagctatttGAAGTTATTTTCGCTATAACTTCCGTGAGTTGGTCTCGTGCAGTTATAAATGAAAAGTGctttttatatttctaatattttgcaTATATACGACGGTGTATTCGTTTGTCGCTTATCTTAAAATAAAACGAATATCTAATTACAACCCAcaaattatctttaaaataaatgtaaaggTGTTGATGCACAAATTTCTGTTTGATTGGTATAAAACAGTCTTCGGGTAGCCGACTTCGTCATTGGATTGTTACCAAGTGAGTTTATTCTTAAGTAAAACGTACTTATCAACGTTTTACGGCTATATCTTGTACACCTTCGGTTAATTTGATTTCATACATTTCATAAGGCTTTAATGATAAGGTTTCAATCTTATATGTTTGATGCACAAACTTCTGTTTGATTGGTATAAAATAGTCTTCGGGTAGCCGTCTTCGTAATCGgtgttttaatcaatttattacCAAGTGAATTTGGTCCTAAATAAAACGTAGTTCTCAACGTTTTACGGCTATATCTTGTACACCTTCAGTTAATTTGATTTCTTACATTTCATAATGCTTAAAATATATGATACGGGTTTCAAAATTTCCTCATGGCACGTGTATGAAATTTGATAAGAAATTAACTTCAAATTTTATCACGAAGACAGATTTTTCACTTCGTTGTTTAAACGTTGGCAATGAATCCTCTTATATCCAGTATAAACCTCAATAAAGACAAGTTTGTTTGGCCACTGAAGCaatataaatttatcaaatataattttCATGGTACCTGTGACATTTGTATCCCAGACAtcagtatttacattttgaatttggtccgagaccacaattatttcgtagtgcatttcttttagaacatacatttgtaaatgaaaataaaaaaagtcccacctgcgctttctcaaagaaacttttacagtgtgttgtactacttttgggacaaattatatcaaaattatagaaaacgtcatcgactcaaaatatggacaattttatgtttagggcgtcttgaaatcttttgacagcttccgaagtgttaattttcaaccttttccagctggaccaaatcactactttcctttaaaattctggatccAAATTtatttacagtgtaatttcacccccttacttgcaatttgaggcattaaacatggagaaattaatttggaaggggtataaaaattaatggcaagtaacccactgtcaacactagggactatatttgtctCGGaccattttgttttacattattgcATGAGGGCTTTAACTTGTTACATGCAGTGTGAAACTGCATAACTCTTCAACTAAGAATCGTAAACGCGCAATGCAAACAACACAAATGATTGTCCTCAGAAGGTCGGATTGATAGTCTGTCATTCATATAGATCTAATGGCTCCCTTTCTTTTCGTTAAAAATATAACGAACTAAAATTTACATCAGTCCTGACAATGTATTTCATCACCATCTGAGTTCTTAAAACTTTTCGTACCTCCATGGCTCACCAGAAAACAAAATAAGACGAAAACAGAAAATGAACCAGGAATTTCCATTGGCTTTTGATTGACTTGATTGACAACAAGAGCAAATAAAAAGGCTGGGTTTATATTGTGTTCTCATAGAtctaattttgttatttgttttaccTGACGAATCAGATATAGTTATCAATGTAATGTATTGTAGTGCGCGGAAAACCATCCAGCATAGAATCTTCACCTATCATTTTGCAAATGGaggaacaaataaaaaaactagaAGAACAAATAGCAAAATTACCTAAAAACGCCGTACATATACATATGAGTGATGGAAATGATGATGACGAGAGTTCTACTCGATTGGCATTAGACAGTGAGGACCATCAAAATACATCTGTCCATCGGGTAGAGGGCGCCATTGAACTTGACAGtgatgatcatgatcatgatcatgacaAAGCCCATGTTGAAACACATGGGAACGAGCAGCATATTCATATGCATATGCACCTGGAACCTAGTGACTGTCATAAAAAGCATGATGACGAAGGTATGTTTTCTAGAATTGCCCTTTCTTAATAAACTAGGTCTTCTGATTTGTGGGGTTCAGGGGATGGATAAAGAATATCGGTATGTATAAAGAGACAAATATACAGTTGACAGGTAGGGTGAAATGCAAGTTTCACCGATTCAAAAATTTGGACTAATTCAATCTTATATTTAATTGGTTTTACTAGACTGACATTTTTCTACATGTTCGTAATCAAACTAAATATTGTCAATGATATAACTACAATTGATTAtgtttcttattttgtacttatgTCAGTTATAAACCCATTATTTCAAATAtaactttcaaattaaattttctgcTTTAGATTTTGCTTCATCTGGTtaaatgtttattataatttgatattaaattgtAAGTTGTTTAGAACTTATGATAATCTGGTAGATATAATGCTAATTTGTATAAATACTCGTTTTTAGTCCATGCACATTGCGAAGTGTTCCCCAACAGTAACGTAGCAGATGGCGATGACATCAGAGGCGCAATCCATTTGTTACAAAAAGTATGTAAATACTAAAAGAAAATAGTTCATAGTTTATCTTTTGTATTggcataattttaatttttttttggcggACATATTTCCCCACGGCATTAATCAAAGACAAACATTTTTTGAAGAAGGTGTTTTAAAACTAAAATCTGAGTTTTTTCTCAACcgaattatcaataaaaattaaatattttcccTTCCAAAacgatttaaataaaaaagatgaatGATTGGTGCCTTACTGCTCTTCGgagtttttcaaaatgttatttgTCCCTTTTTACGGCCTTTGCAACAATATGGTTCAGTACATTATATTGATTTCTAAAGTAGAAGCCAAATAATATGGTTCAAATAATGAGACAGAAGATTCTAAATGGAAAATAACGTTATGTGGAAAATAACGTTATGTACAAACTCATAAGTGTCCTTCATTTTGAAATAAGTGTCTATGGGTGATCAGTATATGTCACTAGCCTGTCATCAAAATTTTCTGaatttggacaggcacataaagaatgagGAGTTATAAACCAGGCAGTCTTTCCTTCCCTAACCCGGGACAGTAGTGTAACAACATGAAAAAACGTGTAAAAATCATCTGCAAATATCTAAACTCCATACCGTGTTACGAAGCACATATTTAAAACTATCATAAAGAGTAATAGACACAAAGACACGACATAAGGGTACTTAAAGCTATCATACAGAGTAATAGACACAAAGACACGATATAAGGGTACTTATTATAGTTTATAAAAACCTGTTCAAGTCCTTAAACAACTTATAAATTAATTGTGTTCTCACAGACTATAGCTAAGTATCACTTGACTTATAACATGAGTGTGCAAAATTATTATTCTTTGCATGTTTTATTCtcttgattgattgatgtttgcttAACGTGCAGTGGCAAATGTTACTAACGCATTCAggacacaaatattttaatgacatttatataacatgctttctcaaaattttaaaatagtccACATAAAGTCGTATCACCGCGGTCGACATAGTAATCAACTGACTACGAACCGATCAACCATTTTCCTATCCATAACTACCTCGTGATTGTTGGAGAAgcacaaaaacaaattttaaaccaTAACAAAAGCATAGACTTTGTCCTAGCTTTAATTTAGGTGATGGGGATACCGATTGTGTATCTGCAATTCTTGAACTAGTATGATATTGAACTGACATATGACGGTCTTTTTCGGACTTAATTAATTACGTCATCGAATTATGTCAGATTTATCTGCATGAAGAATGAGAAAACAGTTGTAGTACGGTTTCGAAATTTAATCTTGGCCCTATATCCAGTCGTGAAGTAGGACCGTCAGACGTAAAAGCAATCTCGGAATACTCCCGGCTTTATCATACTTTAATGAAACTTTCTCAAATTCTACCAAACAATTTCATAAtgcatctccttttttttttttttttttgggggggggggggggggctatgtttttggTTCCCCTTAACTTACCATGAGCTAATAGTTATTTGTTTAGCTTTGATACACTAAGATACTTTCTTGATATAGACATGAAATGACGTTATATCATGATGTTAATTCCAGTTCtcaaaaaagatttgttttaggAACCAAGTTTCTCTCACGCGTagaatgaaaatgacaaaaacacaAATACGTAATACATAAGGTTCGTAGAAATGTAGACATAACAAAAAAGAAAGTGTTTAAAATGTCACTTTCTTAATATAGGGAGATGATCCTGTGGAGATCCATATTGCATTAAATGGTTTTGATATGACGAAGGAAAATCCAAAGCATTCCCATGGTTTCCATGTCCACCAATACGGTGATACATCCAACTCATGTGATTCATTAGGAAGCCATTTTAACCCCAGTAGAAGTTCACACGGAGCAAAAGATGCTCACAcaaggtatttatacatccaactCATGTGATTCATTAGGAAGCCATTATAACCTCGATGGAAGTTCACACGGAGCACAATATGCTCATACAAGGTATTTATATATCCAACTCATGTAATTCATTAAGGACCCATTATAACCCAGATGAGAGTTCACACGAAGCACAAGATGCTCACACATTGTATTTCATTTGCTTTCTTATTTTCGTGTTGTGATTTAGGTGTGTTGCTTTAGGTGTGTTGCTTAAGTTGTAATGAGTTTAGAAAATAGAAACAACTAGTTAATTTCAGTGACTTGAAATGATAGGGTCTTTGATACTGTTAAGGATAGTATTGAGGAGAATAGAGTAAAAAAAGTTGAAACATATACCACATAATTAAGGATAAGGTTGAAATGAATAACGTATGTCGAAATTCGGGAAAACTTTACTATTAAAATCTGCGTtagcataattaaaaaaaatgagaatttaaGTGTGCTCCTTGCAGATTTATGTCTGCTTAAAAGTATGCACATATACATCGGATGAAAATTTTTCgatttatttgaaaaatcaatTAGTAACTCTACATTCTTGTAGGATTTGGCTGGGATCTTGTATAAGGCGTATTAAAATGTTTGTGCTAAAGAcattacaaaaaaagttaaaattgatattttaattatatagATCATTATCATCTACAACACAAAATGTCGTACATTTCTGTATCATCATGCCTATAAAATAAACCTGATCTAGAACCATTTATGTCCTAATACTTCTCCAATGCACAGGTTTATTAGTGTCCTCTGGGTgcgtgattttctcgctgtgtttaAGACAAATGTGTTCTCCTCTTAGATCGTTTTgtttgtctctttgactcattccttttttttc
Encoded here:
- the LOC143066622 gene encoding uncharacterized protein LOC143066622 — encoded protein: MYVRVLALLLLVSVILDYSLARKKDRKKEKIANKVRGKPSSIESSPIILQMEEQIKKLEEQIAKLPKNAVHIHMSDGNDDDESSTRLALDSEDHQNTSVHRVEGAIELDSDDHDHDHDKAHVETHGNEQHIHMHMHLEPSDCHKKHDDEVHAHCEVFPNSNVADGDDIRGAIHLLQKGDDPVEIHIALNGFDMTKENPKHSHGFHVHQYGDTSNSCDSLGSHFNPSRSSHGAKDAHTRHVGDLGNIDCDMNGNIDYKMTDETISLHGENSLIGRSIAIHEGPDDLGMGGDAGSLKGGNAGPKVACCVIALADPTHDHLHSFNSDDQEGVAKHEGHTGLHIHEVKP